The genomic segment ATAGAAGTTATTTTTTTCCCGAATTCCCGTGCAAGGGCCTTTATTGTCCATTCAGGAACACCGCATTTTTTAGATGCCCAGGCAGGTGTTTTGGGAACACCGTCCTCTCTGCCCAGTACATATTCTTCAATCTTGTCCATGCCCACTGCATGTGTTGCAACATATTCCTTATTATAAAGGTTTTCGGTAATCCAGACATAGATAATAGCAAGCTGCAGGGCTGCATCTGTATTTGGCAGAACAGGAATCCATTTATCTGCATGAACAGCAGCGCCATAGTTGAGATCAGGACAGATATAAACCTGTTTTATCCCGCATTCTGCCCAGAAATAACAGAGTCTGCTCGGAAACTGGCCTGTAAAACCCCAGGGGGTTGTTTCAGGATCGCAGCCCCAGAATAAAACCATTTCAGCATGTTCTGTTGTATCATTAACAATATTGGCAGCAGGCCACATATTGCCCTGAACCCCTTGTCCCCATACATGCTTTGCACCCCAGTACCAGCCTTCCCAGCTGTCAGGGTTTCTTACCTGGATGGTAAAACCTCCCAGGCGATCTAAAAGCGTTCCCGAATGGCCGTGAGGAGTATTAATGGTTTTACATTCACCATGACCGTCCCCCTGCATTAAAATTGCATAGGGGCCGTATTCCTTGTGGATACGTTTGATTTCGCCTGCAACAATATCTGTTGCCTCGTCCCAGGAAATTCTTTTATATTTGCTTTTGCCGCGGTTCTGGGGATTGCGCTCTCCATTGGGATCCCAGTCAACCCTTTTTAAAGGATATTTAATGCGGTTTGGTGAGTAAACACGTTTTTTATAGGCCAGGGAAAAGGGACCCGGCAGGGATTTCCAGGTTGGTTCAATGAATTTTCCATCTCTTTCCATTTTCCACTGGCGGACTTCTTCTTTTTTATACTTCCAGCCGTATTTCATAGGGCGGATTCTGACGATTTTGCCGTCTTTAACATCCACCATGCCTTCTGAACCTCCGCCAAAAAAACCTCCAAGGCCAAGGCTTCTTAAGACTGTTTTGTCTTTGGTTTTGATCTTTGCCATTTTGCCCTCCTGAACTAAAGGGCAGACATCATATCAAAGACATGATGCCTGCTGCTGATTATTAATTTTCTAAACAGATACTTTATGTTATGCAAACATGCCTGGTGTTGCAGGCTGAGATATTGCACTCTTACGTTGTTCCATGGGAATATCGCCTAAGCTGAGGTCTATCTCTGTTTTTATATCTTCAATGGTTTTTGTTTTTCCATCTTTTTCCAGGGTAAGGGTAAAAGCTCGGTTATCTTTTAAGCCCCTGAACCAGAAATCTCCAAAATTATCTGTTTCAGTTTTAAAAATTTCTCCTGATTCATTGTCTTTAAGTACACAGGATGCCCCGATAATAACCTCTTTTGCAGCAGGATCGTACAATGTGCCTGCAACAAATTTCTTTGGCAGATTTTTGTAGTATAATCTTGATTTTGTTTTTGCTTCAGGATTGAGAAATTCAGCATCCTTGATAAAGTCTTTAAGGTCTTCTTCCTCTCCGAATTTAAGAGCTTCGGTAGGACATTGATCTACACAGCGGGGAACCTCCCATTCATCGTCATTGTCCAGAAGATGGGCGCATCCTGTACATTTTTGAGCAATATTAAGGCCCTCGTTAAAGAAAATAGCATTATGGGGACAGGTATCAGCACAAAGCTTGCATCCTGTACATTTTTCAGGATCAATAATGACCAGCCCGTCTTCTCTTTTATATATTGCATCTGACTTGCACTGCTCAATGCACGGTGCATCATCACAATGATGGCACATCTTTGGAATATAGGAAACCTTTACCTTGGGAACCTGTCCCCTTACCAGCTCGGTAATGCCTATCCAGAACTGGCCTGTATCAGGCTGAGGTTTGGCATAAGGAGTCCAGTCATTGGCAACATGTTCGTCCTTACATGCAATCTGACAGCAATAACATCCGTTACATACGGAAAGATCAATAGCAAATACTTTCATTATTTATCACCTCCAGCGATCCAGGCATCCATGCAGAGACCTGCTGCCGGATCATATTTTCTTTCAAATGCTTCAGGATAATCTTTTCTCCATTTATCCATTTCCTGTCCTGATACCCTTTCCACTTGAACCAGGTAACCGCCGCCAATTTGTCCCACACAATTTTCAGATGTAATAGCACCAGGGGTAATGGTATTGATTGCGCCACCGCGTTCAATTTCACCTGTTTTTATGGGATCATGACGCGCCCCGTGATCCATATAGCATACACCTGGTCTTACACGTTCTGTAATGTAAG from the Desulfonema limicola genome contains:
- a CDS encoding 4Fe-4S dicluster domain-containing protein translates to MKVFAIDLSVCNGCYCCQIACKDEHVANDWTPYAKPQPDTGQFWIGITELVRGQVPKVKVSYIPKMCHHCDDAPCIEQCKSDAIYKREDGLVIIDPEKCTGCKLCADTCPHNAIFFNEGLNIAQKCTGCAHLLDNDDEWEVPRCVDQCPTEALKFGEEEDLKDFIKDAEFLNPEAKTKSRLYYKNLPKKFVAGTLYDPAAKEVIIGASCVLKDNESGEIFKTETDNFGDFWFRGLKDNRAFTLTLEKDGKTKTIEDIKTEIDLSLGDIPMEQRKSAISQPATPGMFA